From the genome of Symphalangus syndactylus isolate Jambi chromosome 5, NHGRI_mSymSyn1-v2.1_pri, whole genome shotgun sequence, one region includes:
- the MAP1A gene encoding microtubule-associated protein 1A isoform X1 codes for METEAEPARPHGVAMETTPGLGLRSPGAPLAQNPAEPLCEAGAAVAAARWDLQKHSLLIVIGDIGTESQLRAVRAHLEQGILSWNIDLSSFDLNQQLRLFITRHLAHFSSEVKGQRTLCHQSEILETIILVNPSADSISSEVHHLLSSSSAHKLLILSGQSLEPGGDLILQSGTYSYENFAQVLHNPEISQLLSNRDPGIQAFLTVSCIGEGDWSHLGLSSSQETLHLRLNPEPTLPTMDGVAEFSEYVSETVDVPSPFDLLEPPTSGGFLKLSKPCCYIFPGGRGDSALFAVNGFNILVDGGSDRKSCFWKLVRHLDRIDSVLLTHIGADNLPGINGLLQRKVAELEEEQSQGSSSYSDWVKNLISPELGVVFFNVPEKLRLPDASRKAKRSIEEACLTLQHLNRLGIQAEPLYRVVSNTIEPLTLFHKMGVGRLDMYVLNPVKDSKEMQFLMQKWAGNSKAKTGIVLPSGKEAEISVPYLTSITALVVWLPANPTEKIVRVLFPGNAPQNKILEGLEKLRHLDFLRYPVATQKDLASGAVPTNLKPSKIKQRADSKESLKATTKTAVSKLAKREEVVEEGAKEARSELAKELAKTEKKAKESSEKPPEKPAKPERVKTESSEALKAEKRKLIKDKVGKKHLKEKISKLEEKKDKEKKEIKKERKELKKDEGRKEEKKDAKKEEKRKDTKPEVKKISKPDLKPFTPEVRKTLYKAKTPGRVKIDRSRAVRGEKELSSEPQTPPAQKGAVPLPTVSGHRELVLSSPEDLTQDFEEMKREERALLAEQRDVGLGDKPFPLDTAEEGPPSTAIQGTPPSVPGLGQEEHVMKEKEVVPEVPEEQGSKDRGLDSGAETEEEKDTWEEKKQREAERLPDRTEAREESEPEVKEDVIEKAELEEMEEVHPSDEEEEDATKAEGFYQKHMQEALKVTPRSREAFGGRELGLQGKAPEKETSSFLSSLTTPAGATEHVSYIQDETIPGYSETEQTISDEEIHDEPEERPAPPRFHTSTYDLPGPEGAGPFEASQPADSADSATSGKVYGTPEPELTYPTNIVAAPLAEEEHVSSATSITECDKLSSFATSVAEDQSVASLTAPQTEETGKSSLLLDTVTSIPSSRTEATQGLDYVPSAGTISPTSSLEEDKGFKSPPCEDFSVTGESEKRGEIIGKGLSGERAVEEEEETADVEMSEKLCSQYGTPVFSAPGHALHPGEPALGEAEERCLSPDDSTVKMASPPPSGPPSATHTPFHQSPVEEKSEPQDFQEADSWGDTKRTPGEGREDAAEETVKPGPEEGTLEKEEKVPPPRSPQAQEAPVSIDEGLTGCTIQLLPEQDKAIVFETMEAGEPTGPILGAEALPGGLRTLPQEPGKPQKDEVLRYSDRSLSPEDAESLSVLSMASPATANQKPTPKSPCGLTEQYLNKDHWPEVSPEDTQSLSLSEESPSKETSLDVSSKQLSPESLGTLQFGELNLGKEEMGHLMQAKDTSHHAAPMSVPEPHAATASPPTDGTTRYSAQIDITDESLDRKSPASSFSHSTPSGNGKYLPGEIISPSEHILTPDSSFSKSPESLPGPALEDIAIEWEDKVPGLKDRTSEQNKEPEPKDEGLQQKDKTLEHKEVVKPKDTATYQKDEALDVKSEAVKQQDKALEQKSRDLEQKDTVLEQKDKALEPKDKDLEEKDKALEQKDKIPEEKDKALEQKDTALEQKDKALEPKDKDVEQKDRVLEQKDKIPEEKDKALDQKVRSVEHKAPEDTVIEMKGRDLEQTDKAPEQKHQAQEQKDKVSEKKDQALEQKYWALGQKDEALEQNIQALEENDQTQEQESLVQEDKTRKPKMLEEKSPEKVKAVEEKLEALLEKTKALGLEESLVQEGKARQQEEKYWRGQDVVQEWQETSPTREELAGEQKELAPAWEDTSPEQDNRYWRGREDMALEQDTYWRELSCERKVWFPHELDGQGARPRYTEERESTFLDEGPDDEQEVPPRENTTRSPWASDFKDFQESSPQKGLEVERWLAESPVGLPPEEEDKLTRSPFEIISPPASPPEMVGQRVPSAPGQASPIPDPKLMPPMKNEPTTPSWLADIPPWVPKDRPLPPAPLSPAPGPPTPAPEHRTPAPFSWGTAEYDSVVAAVQEGAAELEGGPYSPLGKDYRKAEGEREEEGRAEAPDKSSHSSKVPEASKSHATMEPEQTEPEQREPTPYPDERSFQYADIYEQMMLTGLGPACPTREPPLGAAGDWPPCLSTKEEAAGRNTSAEKELSSPVSPKSLQSDTPTFSYAALTGPTVPARPEPGPSVEPSVTPPAVPPRAPILSKGPSPPLNGNILSCSPDRRSPSPKESGRSHWDDSTSDSELEKGAREQPEKEAQSPSPPHPIPMGSPTLWPETEAHINPPLDSHLGPARPSLDFPASAFGFSSLQPAPPQLPSPAEPRSAPCGSLAFSGDRALALAPGPPTRTRHDEYLEVTKAPSLDSSLPQLPSPSSPGAPLLSNLPRPASPALSDGSSSEATTPVISSVAERFSPGLEAAEQESGELDPGMEPAAHSLWDLTPLSPGPPASLDLALAPSPSLPGDMGDGTLPCHLECSEAATEKPSPFQGPSEDCAANGPTETSPNPPGPAPAKAENEEAVACPAWERGAWPEGAERSSQPDTLLSPEQPLCSAGGSGGPPSSASPEVEAGPQGCATEPRPHRGELSPSFLNPPLPPSTDDSDLSTEEVRLVGRGGRRRAGGPGTTGGLCPVTDETPPTSASDSGSSQSDSDVPPETEECPSITAEAALDSDEDGDFLPVDKAGSVSGTHHPRPGHDPPPLPQPDPRPSPPRPDVCMADPEGLSSESGRVERLREKEKVQGRVGRRAPGKAKPASPARRLDLRGKRSPTPGKGPADRASRAPPRPRSTTSQVTPAEEKDGHSPMSKGPVNGLKAGPMALSSKGSSGAPVYVDLAYIPNHCSGKTADLDFFRRVRASYYVVSGNDPANGEPSRAVLDALLEGKAQWGENLQVTLIPTHDTEVTREWYQQTHEQQQQLNVLVLASSSTVVMQDESFPACKIEF; via the exons ATGGAGACCGAGGCCGAGCCTGCGCGGCCTCACGGCGTTGCCATGGAGACAACTCCGGGGCTGGGGCTCCGAAGTCCCGGCGCACCGCTGGCTCAGAACCCCGCGGAGCCGCTGTGCGAGGCCGGAGCCGCGGTGGCGGCTGCACGCTGGGACCTGCAGAAACACTCTTTGCTAATTGTGATCGGCGATATCGGTACAGAGAGTCAGCTGAGGGCCGTGCGGGCCCACCTTGAACAAG GGATTCTCTCCTGGAACATTGATCTGTCATCCTTTGACTTGAACCAACAGTTGAGACTCTTCATTACCCGGCATCTAGCTCACTTCTCCTCAGAGGTCAAAG GCCAGAGGACCCTTTGCCACCAGAGTGAGATCCTAGAGACCATCATCCTGGTAAATCCCAGTGCAGACAGCATCAGCTCTGAG GTTCACCATCTTCTTAGCAGCTCATCAGCTCATAAACTACTAATCTTGAGTGGGCAAAGTTTAGAGCCTGGGGGAGACCTCATCCTACAGAGTGGCACCTACTCGTATGAAAACTTTGCCCAGGTCCTTCACAACCCCGAG ATTTCCCAATTGCTCAGCAATAGAGACCCTGGGATCCAGGCCTTCCTTACCGTGTCCTGCATAGGGGAAGGTGATTGGAGCCACCTGGGATTATCCAGTTCCCAAGAGACCCTGCACCTCCGGCTAAACCCTGAGCCCACACTGCCCACCATGGACGGCGTGGCTGAGTTCTCCGAGTATGTCTCTGAGACTGTGGACGTGCCATCCCCATTTGACCTACTAGAGCCCCCAACCTCAGGGGGCTTCCTCAAGCTCTCCAAGCCTTGTTGCTACATCTTCCCAGGTGGTCGTGGGGACTCTGCCCTCTTTGCTGTCAATGGTTTCAACATCCTGGTGGATGGTGGCTCTGATCGCAAGTCCTGCTTTTGGAAGCTGGTACGGCATCTGGACCGCATTGACTCGGTGCTACTCACACACATTGGGGCAGACAACCTGCCAGGCATCAATGGACTACTGCAGCGCAAAGTGGCAGAGCTAGAGGAGGAGCAGTCCCAGGGCTCTAGCAGTTACAGCGACTGGGTGAAGAACCTTATCTCTCCTGAGCTTGGAGTTGTCTTTTTCAACGTGCCTGAGAAGCTGCGGCTTCCTGATGCCTCCCGGAAAGCCAAGCGCAGCATTGAGGAGGCCTGCCTCACTCTGCAGCACTTAAACCGCCTGGGTATCCAGGCTGAGCCTCTATATCGTGTGGTCAGCAATACCATTGAGCCACTGACCCTCTTCCACAAAATGGGTGTGGGCCGGCTGGACATGTATGTCCTCAACCCTGTCAAGGATAGCAAGGAGATGCAGTTCCTCATGCAAAAGTGGGCAGGCAATAGTAAAGCCAAGACAGGCATCGTGCTGCCCAGTGGGAAGGAGGCTGAGATCTCTGTGCCCTACCTTACCTCTATCACTGCTCTGGTGGTCTGGCTACCAGCCAATCCCACTGAGAAGATTGTGCGTGTGCTTTTTCCAGGAAATGCTCCCCAAAACAAGATCTTGGAGGGCCTGGAAAAGCTTCGGCATCTGGACTTCCTGCGTTACCCTGTGGCCACACAGAAGGACCTGGCTTCTGGGGCTGTGCCTACCAACCTCAAGCCCAGCAAAATCAAACAGCGGGCTGATAGCAAGGAGAGCCTCAAAGCCACTACCAAGACGGCCGTGAGCAAGTTGGCCAAACGGGAGGAGGTGGTGGAAGAGGGAGCCAAGGAGGCACGCTCAGAGCTGGCCAAGGAGTTAGCCAAGACAGAGAAGAAGGCAAAAGAGTCATCTGAGAAGCCCCCAGAGAAGCCTGCCAAGCCTGAGAGGGTGAAGACAGAGTCAAGTGAGGCACTGAAGGCAGAGAAGCGAAAGCTGATCAAAGATAAGGTAGGGAAAAAGCACCTTAAGGAAAAGATATCaaagctggaggaaaaaaaagacaaggagaaaaaagagatcaaaaaggagaggaaagagctcaagaaggatgaaggaaggaaggaggagaagaaggatgctaagaaggaggagaagaggaaagataCCAAACCTGAGGTCAAGAAGATTTCCAAGCCAGACCTAAAGCCCTTTACTCCTGAGGTACGTAAGACCCTCTATAAAGCCAAGACCCCTGGAAGAGTCAAAATAGACAGGAGCCGTGCTGTCCGTGGGGAGAAGGAGCTGTCTTCTGAGCCCCAGACACCCCCAGCCCAGAAGGGAGCTGTACCACTCCCAACCGTCAGTGGGCACAGGGAGCTGGTCCTGTCCTCACCAGAGGACCTCACACAGGACTTCGAGGAGATGAAGCGTGAGGAGAGGGCTTTGCTGGCTGAACAAAGGGATGTGGGACTAGGAGATAAGCCATTCCCTCTAGACACTGCAGAGGAGGGACCCCCAAGTACAGCTATCCAGGGAACACCACCCTCTGTTCCAGGTCTGGGACAAGAAGAACATGTGatgaaggagaaagaggttgtCCCAGAGGTCCCTGAGGAACAGGGCAGCAAGGACAGAGGCCTAGACTCTGGGGCTgaaacagaggaagagaaagatacCTGGGAGGAAAAGAAGCAGAGGGAAGCAGAGAGGCTCCCAGACAGAACAGAAGCCAGAGAGGAAAGTGAACCTGAAGTAAAGGAGGATGTGATAGAAAAGGCTGAGTTAGAAGAAATGGAGGAGGTACACCCTTcagatgaggaggaagaggacgcGACAAAAGCTGAGGGTTTTTACCAAAAACATATGCAGGAAGCCTTGAAGGTAACTCCAAGGAGCCGGGAGGCTTTTGGGGGTCGGGAATTGGGACTCCAGGGCAAGGCCCCTGAGAAGGAGACCTCGTCATTCCTAAGCAGCCTGACCACACCTGCAGGAGCCACTGAGCATGTCTCTTATATCCAGGATGAGACAATCCCTGGCTACTCAGAGACTGAGCAGACCATCTCAGATGAGGAGATCCATGATGAGCCGGAGGAGCGCCCAGCTCCACCCAGATTTCATACAAGTACATATGACCTGCCCGGGCCTGAAGGTGCTGGCCCATTCGAAGCCAGCCAACCTGCCGATAGTGCTGATTCTGCTACCTCTGGCAAAGTCTATGGAACGCCAGAGCCTGAACTCACCTACCCCACTAACATAGTGGCCGCCCCTTTGGCTGAAGAGGAACATGTGTCCTCGGCCACTTCAATCACTGAGTGTGACAAACTTTCTTCTTTTGCCACATCAGTGGCTGAGGACCAGTCTGTGGCCTCACTTACAGCTCCTCAGACAGAGGAGACAGGCAAGAGCTCCCTGCTGCTTGACACAGTCACAAGCATCCCTTCCTCCCGTACTGAAGCTACACAGGGCTTGGACTATGTGCCATCGGCTGGTACCATCTCACCCACCTCCTCACTGGAAGAAGACAAGGGCTTCAAATCACCACCCTGTGAGGACTTCTCTGTGACTGGGGAgtcagagaagagaggagagatcaTAGGGAAAGGCTTGTCTGGAGAGAGAGctgtggaagaggaagaggagacagCAGACGTAGAGATGTCTGAGAAACTTTGCAGTCAATATGGAACTCCAGTGTTTAGTGCCCCTGGGCATGCCCTACATCCAGGAGAACCAGCCCTTGGAGAAGCAGAGGAGCGGTGCCTTAGCCCAGATGACAGCACAGTGAAGATGGCTTCTCCTCCACCATCTGGCCCACCCAGTGCCACCCACACACCCTTTCATCAGTCCCCAGTGGAAGAAAAGTCTGAGCCCCAAGACTTTCAGGAGGCAGACTCCTGGGGAGACACGAAGCGCACACCAGGTGAGGGCAGAGAAGATGCTGCTGAGGAGACAGTCAAGCCAGGGCCTGAAGAGGGCACactagagaaggaagagaaggttcCTCCTCCCAGGAGCCCCCAGGCCCAGGAAGCACCTGTCAGCATTGATGAAGGACTTACAGGCTGTACCATTCAACTGTTGCCAGAGCAGGATAAAGCAATAGTCTTTGAGACTATGGAGGCAGGAGAGCCCACAGGCCCAATTCTGGGAGCAGAAGCCCTTCCCGGAGGTTTGAGGACTTTACCCCAAGAACCTGGCAAACCTCAGAAAGATGAGGTGCTCAGATATTCTGACCGAAGCCTCTCTCCTGAAGATGCAGAATCCCTCTCTGTCCTCAGcatggcctccccagccactgcCAACCAAAAGCCTACCCCCAAGTCTCCCTGTGGCCTGACAGAGCAGTACCTAAACAAAGACCATTGGCCAGAGGTATCTCCAGAAGACACCCAGTCACTTTCTCTGTCAGAAGAGAGTCCCAGCAAGGAGACCTCCCTGGATGTTTCTTCTAAGCAGCTCTCTCCAGAAAGCCTTGGCACCCTCCAGTTTGGGGAACTAAAccttgggaaggaagaaatggggCATCTGATGCAGGCCAAGGACACCTCTCACCACGCAGCTCCCATGTCTGTTCCAGAGCCCCATGCAGCCACAGCGTCACCTCCCACAGATGGGACGACTCGATACTCTGCACAGATAGACATCACAGATGAGAGCCTTGACAGGAAATCACCTGCCAGCTCATTCTCTCACTCTACACCTTCAGGAAATGGGAAGTACTTACCTGGGGAGATCATAAGCCCTAGTGAACACATTCTGACACCTGATAGCTCCTTCTCCAAGAGTCCTGAGTCTTTGCCAGGCCCTGCCTTGGAGGACATTGCCATAGAGTGGGAAGATAAAGTTCCAGGGTTGAAAGACAGAACCTCAGAACAGAATAAGGAACCTGAGCCAAAGGATGAAGGTTTACAGCAGAAAGACAAAACTCTGGAGCACAAGGAGGTGGTAAAGCCGAAGGATACAGCCACCTATCAGAAAGATGAGGCTCTGGATGTAAAGAGTGAGGCTGTGAAACAGCAGGATAAGGCTTTAGAACAAAAGAGCAGAGACTTAGAGCAAAAAGACACAGTCCTAGAACAGAAGGACAAGGCCCTGGAACCAAAAGACAAAGActtagaagaaaaagacaaggcCCTGGAACAGAAGGATAAGATcccagaagagaaagacaaagccTTAGAACAAAAGGATACAGCCCTGGAACAGAAGGACAAGGCCCTGGAACCAAAAGATAAAGACGTAGAACAAAAGGACAGGGTCCTGGAACAGAAGGATAAGATcccagaagagaaagacaaagccTTAGATCAAAAAGTCAGAAGTGTTGAACATAAGGCTCCGGAGGACACCGTCATTGAAATGAAGGGCAGAGACCTAGAACAGACAGACAAAGCCCCTGAACAGAAACACCAGGCCCAGGAACAAAAGGATAAAGTCTCAGAAAAGAAGGATCAGGCCTTAGAACAAAAATACTGGGCTTTGGGACAGAAGGATGAAGCCCTGGAACAAAACATTCAGGCTCTGGAAGAGAACGACCAGACTCAGGAGCAGGAGAGCCTAGTGCAGGAGGATAAAACTAGGAAACCAAAGATGCTAGAGGAAAAATCCCCAGAAAAGGTCAAGGCCGTGGAAGAGAAGTTAGAAGCTCTTCTGGAGAAGACCAAAGCTCTGGGCCTGGAAGAGAGCCTAGTGCAGGAGGGCAAGGCCAGACAGCAGGAAGAGAAGTACTGGAGGGGGCAGGATGTGGTCCAGGAGTGGCAAGAAACATCTCCTACCAGAGAGGAGCTAGCTGGAGAACAGAAAGAGCTTGCCCCAGCATGGGAGGACACATCTCCTGAGCAGGACAATAGGTATTGGAGGGGCAGAGAGGATATGGCCTTGGAACAGGACACATACTGgagggagctaagctgtgagcgGAAGGTCTGGTTCCCTCACGAGCTAGATGGCCAGGGGGCCCGCCCACGCTACACTGAGGAACGGGAAAGCACTTTCCTAGATGAGGGCCCAGATGATGAGCAAGAAGTGCCCCCGCGGGAAAACACAACCCGGAGCCCCTGGGCCTCAGACTTCAAGGATTTCCAGGAATCCTCACCACAGAAGGGGCTGGAGGTGGAGCGCTGGCTTGCTGAGTCACCAGTTGGGTTGCCACCAGAGGAAGAGGACAAACTGACCCGCTCTCCCTTTGAGATCATCTCCCCTCCGGCTTCCCCACCTGAGATGGTTGGACAAAGGGTTCCTTCAGCTCCAGGACAAGCAAGTCCTATCCCAGACCCTAAGCTCATGCCACCCATGAAGAATGAACCCACTACGCCCTCATGGCTGGCTGACATCCCACCTTGGGTGCCCAAGGACAGACCCCTCCCCCCTGCACCCCTCTCCCCAGCTCCTGGTCCCCCCACACCTGCCCCAGAGCACCGTACTCCTGCACCCTTCTCTTGGGGCACAGCCGAGTATGACAGTGTGGTGGCTGCAGTGCAGGAGGGGGCAGCTGAGTTGGAAGGTGGGCCATACTCCCCACTGGGGAAGGACTACCGCAAGgctgaaggggaaagggaagaagaaggtAGGGCTGAGGCTCCTGACAAAAGCTCACACAGCTCAAAGGTACCAGAAGCCAGCAAAAGCCATGCCACCATGGAGCCTGAGCAGACTGAGCCAGAGCAGAGAGAGCCCACGCCCTATCCTGATGAGAGAAGCTTTCAGTATGCAGACATCTATGAGCAGATGATGCTTACTGGGCTTGGCCCTGCATGCCCCACTAGAGAGCCTCCACTTGGAGCAGCTGGGGATTGGCCCCCATGCCTCTCAACCAAGGAGGAGGCTGCCGGCCGAAACACATCTGCAGAGAAGGAGCTTTCATCTCCTGTCTCACCCAAGAGCCTCCAATCTGACACTCCAACCTTCAGCTATGCAGCCCTGACAGGACCCACTGTACCCGCAAGGCCAGAGCCAGGGCCAAGTGTGGAGCCCAGCGTCACCCCACCTGCAGTTCCCCCTCGTGCTCCTATCCTGAGCAAAGGCCCAAGCCCCCCTCTTAATGGTAACATCCTGAGTTGCAGCCCAGATAGGAGGTCCCCATCCCCCAAGGAATCAGGCCGGAGTCACTGGGATGACAGCACTAGTGACTCAGAACTGGAGAAGGGGGCTCGGGAACAGCCAGAAAAAGAGGCCCAATCCCCAAGTCCTCCTCACCCCATTCCTATGGGGTCCCCCACATTATGgccagaaactgaggcacatattAACCCTCCCTTGGACTCACACCTGGGGCCTGCCCGACCCAGTCTGGACTTCCCTGCTTCAGCATTTGGCTTCTCCTCATTGCAGCCAGCTCCCCCACAGCTGCCCTCTCCAGCTGAACCCCGCTCGGCACCCTGTGGCTCCCTTGCCTTCTCTGGGGATCGAGCTCTGGCTCTGGCTCCAGGACCCCCCACCAGAACCCGGCATGATGAATACCTGGAAGTGACCAAGGCCCCCAGCCTGGATTCCTCATTGCCCCAGCTCCCATCACCTAGCTCTCCTGGGGCCCCTCTCCTCTCCAATCTGCCACGACCTGCCTCACCAGCGCTGTCTGATGGCTCCTCCTCTGAGGCTACCACACCTGTGATTTCAAGTGTGGCTGAGCGCTTCTCTCCAGGCCTTGAGGCTGCAGAACAGGAGTCTGGAGAGCTGGACCCAGGAATGGAACCAGCTGCTCACAGCCTCTGGGACCTCACTCCTCTGAGCCCAGGACCCCCAGCTTCACTGGACTTGGCCCTAGCTCCGTCTCCAAGCCTGCCTGGAGACATGGGTGATGGCACCCTGCCGTGCCACCTGGAGTGCTCAGAGGCAGCCACGGAGAAGCCAAGCCCCTTCCAGGGTCCCTCTGAGGATTGTGCAGCCAATGGCCCAACTGAAACCAGCCCTAAccccccaggccctgccccagccaAGGCTGAAAATGAAGAGGCTGTGGCTTGTCCTGCCTGGGAACGTGGGGCCTGGCCTGAAGGAGCTGAGAGGAGCTCCCAGCCTGACACATTGCTCTCCCCTGAGCAGCCACTGTGTTCTGCAGGGGGCTCCGGGGGCCCACCCAGCAGTGCTTCTCCTGAGGTCGAGGCTGGGCCCCAGGGATGTGCCACTGAGCCTCGGCCCCATCGTGGGGAGCTCTCCCCATCCTTCCTGAACCCACCTCTGCCCCCATCCACAGATGATAGCGACCTCTCAACTGAGGAAGTTCGGCTAGTAGGAAGAGGGGGGCGGCGCCGGGCAGGGGGGCCAGGGACCACTGGGGGCCTGTGCCCTGTGACTGATGAGACACCCCCCACATCAGCCAGTGACTCAGGCTCCTCACAGTCAGATTCTGATGTCCCGCCAGAAACTGAGGAGTGTCCGTCCATCACAGCTGAGGCAGCCCTCGACTCAGATGAAGATGGAGACTTCCTGCCTGTGGACAAAGCTGGGAGTGTCAGTGGTACTCACCACCCCAGGCCTGGCCACGACCCACCCCCTCTCCCACAGCCAGACCCCCGCCCATCCCCTCCCCGCCCTGACGTGTGCATGGCTGACCCCGAGGGGCTCAGCTCAGAGTCTGGGAGAGTAGAGAGGCTACGGGAGAAGGAGAAGGTTCAGGGGCGAGTAGGGCGCAGGGCCCCAGGCAAGGCCAAGCCAGCGTCCCCTGCACGGCGTCTGGATCTTCGGGGAAAACGCTCACCCACCCCTGGTAAAGGGCCTGCAGATCGAGCATCCCGGGCCCCACCTCGACCACGCAGCACTACAAGCCAGGTCACCCCAGCAGAGGAAAAGGATGGACACAGCCCCATGTCCAAAGGCCCAGTCAATGGACTCAAGGCAGGACCGA TGGCCTTGAGTTCCAAGGGCAGCTCTGGTGCCCCTGTATATGTGGATCTCGCCTACATCCCGAATCATTGCAGTGGCAAGACTGCTGACCTTGACTTCTTCCGTCGAGTGCGTGCATCCTACTATGTGGTCAGTGGGAATGACCCTGCCAATGGCGAGCCAAGCCGGGCTGTGCTGGATGCCCTGCTGGAGGGCAAGGCCCAGTGGGGGGAGAATCTTCAG GTGACTCTGATCCCTACTCATGACACGGAGGTGACTCGTGAGTGGTACCAACAAACTCatgagcagcagcagcaactgAATGTCCTGGTCCTGGCTAGCAGCAGCACTGTGGTCATGCAGGATGAGTCCTTCCCTGCCTGCAAGATTGAGTTCTGA